One stretch of Thermoanaerobacterium sp. PSU-2 DNA includes these proteins:
- a CDS encoding Xaa-Pro peptidase family protein, translated as MKNRLNEAKNLLVEKGLDGFLIFKPVNVTYLTGFTGDDSVAIVGLNESYFITDSRYTEQASYEVKGFKIVEHKSDIFEAIRDCISNMGIDKLGFEGNYITFEQYNKLKDILQVELKPENGFVESLREIKDETEIENIKKAQYITDETFKYFLSFIKPGMREKDVALEMEYYMKKLGAEEKSFDFIVASGKRSSMPHGKASDKIIEYGDFVTFDYGCKVNGYCSDMTRTVVIGKANDKQREIYNVVLEAQINAINNLKAGMIEKDGDYLARKVIIDKGYGDYFGHSLGHGVGLEIHENPFMGPKKTNLLKAGMVVTVEPGIYIPNFSGVRIEDMVLLKEDGVIDLTNSPKELIEV; from the coding sequence TTGAAAAACAGATTAAATGAAGCGAAAAATTTGTTAGTTGAAAAGGGATTAGATGGCTTTTTGATTTTTAAACCTGTAAATGTCACATATTTGACTGGATTTACAGGTGACGATAGCGTTGCTATTGTAGGTCTCAATGAGTCTTATTTTATTACAGACTCAAGGTATACTGAGCAGGCTTCATATGAAGTTAAAGGCTTTAAAATAGTTGAACACAAATCGGATATTTTTGAAGCAATAAGAGATTGTATATCAAATATGGGTATTGACAAACTTGGATTTGAGGGAAACTACATAACTTTTGAACAGTACAATAAATTGAAAGACATTTTACAAGTAGAGCTAAAACCTGAAAATGGTTTTGTGGAATCTTTAAGAGAGATAAAGGATGAGACAGAAATAGAAAATATCAAAAAGGCACAGTATATTACAGATGAAACTTTTAAATACTTTCTGAGTTTTATAAAGCCTGGGATGAGAGAAAAAGATGTGGCTTTAGAAATGGAATATTACATGAAAAAGCTTGGAGCAGAAGAAAAATCGTTTGACTTTATAGTTGCATCTGGCAAAAGGTCTTCGATGCCGCATGGAAAAGCTTCTGATAAAATCATCGAATATGGCGATTTTGTGACATTTGATTATGGGTGCAAGGTAAATGGATATTGTTCTGACATGACAAGAACTGTGGTCATCGGAAAAGCGAATGACAAGCAGCGAGAAATCTACAATGTAGTTTTAGAAGCGCAGATAAATGCGATCAATAATTTAAAAGCTGGCATGATAGAAAAAGATGGTGACTATCTTGCAAGAAAGGTAATCATAGATAAAGGCTATGGTGATTATTTTGGTCATTCATTAGGCCATGGCGTAGGATTGGAGATACATGAAAATCCTTTTATGGGTCCCAAAAAGACGAATTTATTAAAAGCTGGAATGGTTGTTACAGTTGAACCAGGGATATATATTCCTAATTTCTCTGGCGTTAGAATAGAAGATATGGTATTATTAAAAGAGGATGGCGTTATAGATTTGACAAATTCGCCAAAGGAATTAATTGAAGTTTAA
- the aroQ gene encoding type II 3-dehydroquinate dehydratase — MKRVLIIHGPNLNLTGSREISIYGEVSFDEINNIIKREASKLDLAVKIQQSNSEGEIIDFIHSAKNNFDAIIINPGAYSHYSYAIMDAIGAIDIPVIEVHLSNIQKREDFRHVSVTATKCLGQISGFGPFSYVLALNAVKLLEDNLKE; from the coding sequence ATGAAGAGAGTTCTTATTATACATGGGCCGAATTTGAATCTTACGGGTAGCAGAGAGATAAGCATTTACGGAGAGGTAAGTTTTGATGAAATAAACAATATAATTAAAAGAGAAGCTTCAAAACTTGATTTGGCTGTTAAAATACAGCAGTCTAATAGCGAAGGTGAGATCATAGATTTTATTCATTCTGCAAAGAATAATTTTGATGCTATAATAATAAATCCTGGTGCTTACTCACATTATAGCTATGCAATAATGGATGCAATAGGTGCTATAGATATACCAGTAATAGAGGTGCATCTTTCCAACATACAAAAGAGAGAAGATTTTCGGCACGTTTCTGTGACTGCTACTAAATGTCTTGGGCAGATATCAGGTTTTGGACCTTTTAGCTATGTCTTAGCTTTAAATGCAGTTAAATTATTAGAAGATAATTTAAAGGAGTGA
- a CDS encoding glutamate-5-semialdehyde dehydrogenase, which produces MRNMEVDLKADAAKKASRILAILDENIKNEALKNMALKLVENKREILEANEKDVSIAKTKGVKESLIDRLKLDEKRIEGMANGLREIAMLPDPVGNIEEMWKRPNGLQIGKMRCPIGVIGIIYESRPNVTADAAGLCLKSGNAVILKGGSDAINSNIAIVKVISSAAEECGIPKGAIQLIENTDREEVNRMMKLNGKIDLIIPRGGANLIQNVIQNSTVPVIETGVGNCHVFVDSDADFEKAINIIVNAKTQRPGVCNAIETVLVHKDLAENFLPAMVNKLTSLGVEIRGCSMTKSICPDVKEATEDDWKTEYLDLILAVKVVESIDEAIDHIAKYSSGHSESIITENYTNAMKFLKSVDSAAVYVNASTRFTDGGEFGFGAEIGISTQKMHARGPMGLKELTTYKYVILGNGQIRE; this is translated from the coding sequence ATTAGAAATATGGAAGTCGATTTAAAGGCAGATGCTGCCAAGAAGGCATCAAGAATACTTGCAATTCTTGATGAAAATATTAAAAATGAAGCGCTTAAAAATATGGCTTTAAAGCTTGTGGAAAATAAGCGCGAAATATTAGAAGCAAACGAAAAAGACGTTTCGATTGCAAAAACTAAGGGAGTGAAAGAATCATTAATTGATAGGCTTAAGTTAGACGAAAAGCGGATAGAAGGTATGGCAAATGGACTTAGAGAGATAGCCATGTTACCAGATCCTGTTGGAAACATAGAAGAAATGTGGAAAAGGCCTAATGGTCTTCAAATCGGGAAAATGCGCTGTCCAATTGGAGTAATAGGTATAATTTACGAATCTAGGCCAAATGTAACAGCCGATGCTGCAGGATTGTGTTTAAAATCTGGAAATGCAGTTATATTAAAAGGTGGCAGTGATGCAATAAACTCCAATATAGCCATTGTTAAGGTTATTTCAAGCGCAGCAGAAGAATGTGGCATTCCAAAAGGAGCCATTCAACTTATTGAAAATACAGATAGAGAAGAAGTAAATCGCATGATGAAATTAAATGGTAAGATAGATTTAATTATACCAAGGGGTGGTGCGAATCTAATACAAAATGTTATACAAAATTCAACGGTACCTGTTATTGAAACTGGAGTAGGAAATTGTCACGTGTTTGTTGATTCAGATGCTGATTTTGAAAAAGCCATCAATATCATTGTAAATGCTAAAACTCAAAGACCCGGTGTATGTAATGCTATTGAGACAGTTCTTGTCCATAAAGATTTGGCGGAAAACTTTTTGCCTGCTATGGTGAATAAACTTACATCTTTAGGTGTAGAAATACGAGGTTGTAGCATGACAAAATCCATCTGTCCTGATGTAAAAGAAGCGACTGAAGACGATTGGAAAACGGAGTATTTAGATCTGATACTAGCTGTTAAAGTCGTGGAAAGCATTGATGAAGCTATTGACCATATAGCTAAATATTCTTCGGGTCATTCTGAAAGCATTATTACAGAAAACTATACAAATGCAATGAAATTTTTGAAATCAGTTGATTCAGCAGCGGTATATGTAAATGCATCTACAAGATTTACTGATGGAGGAGAGTTTGGATTTGGTGCTGAAATAGGCATTAGCACACAAAAAATGCATGCGAGAGGGCCGATGGGGCTTAAAGAATTGACCACATATAAATATGTAATTTTAGGGAATGGTCAAATAAGAGAATAA
- the proB gene encoding glutamate 5-kinase, translating into MKIVVKIGTSTLTYENGKLNLEMMEKIVRQISNLQNKGDKVVLVTSGAIGAGMGKLNILKRPKTLPEKQSLAAIGQGLLIGLYEKFFNEYGKTTAQLLLTKDDFSIRERYLNISYTLSNLLRYNVVPIINENDTVTVDEIKIGDNDTLSALVASIIEADLLIILTDIDGLYDRDPKADGAKLIDVVHDFSDVLFEIAGGSGTNFGTGGMYTKIQAAKICYNSGVKMVIANGKLDNVLNKIAAGEKIGTVFIPAKNPISNRKVWIAFNAQLSGKLIIDGGARQAILENGKSLLPSGIISTDGEYSVGDCVSIYDKDGKEIARGLINYTSDEVNKIKGLKSTDIDKVLGYKNYDEVVHRDNLVVIV; encoded by the coding sequence ATGAAAATTGTCGTGAAAATCGGAACAAGTACATTGACTTATGAGAATGGAAAGTTGAATTTAGAGATGATGGAAAAAATTGTACGGCAAATATCTAATTTGCAAAATAAAGGCGATAAAGTTGTTCTTGTGACATCTGGTGCCATTGGAGCTGGAATGGGCAAACTAAATATTTTGAAAAGACCTAAAACATTACCGGAAAAACAATCATTGGCGGCAATTGGACAAGGATTGCTAATCGGACTGTATGAAAAATTTTTTAATGAATACGGGAAGACTACAGCTCAGCTATTGCTTACAAAGGATGATTTTTCTATAAGAGAAAGGTATTTAAACATAAGCTATACATTATCAAATTTATTAAGGTACAATGTAGTCCCAATCATAAATGAAAATGATACTGTTACTGTAGATGAAATAAAAATAGGAGATAATGATACGTTATCAGCGCTTGTAGCAAGCATCATAGAAGCGGATCTTTTAATTATATTGACTGATATAGATGGGCTATATGATAGAGACCCTAAAGCAGATGGAGCTAAGCTGATAGATGTAGTTCATGATTTTTCTGATGTGCTTTTTGAAATTGCTGGAGGCTCTGGCACAAATTTTGGGACAGGTGGTATGTATACGAAGATTCAAGCGGCAAAAATTTGTTACAACTCTGGTGTCAAAATGGTGATTGCCAATGGCAAGCTTGATAATGTTTTAAACAAAATTGCAGCAGGTGAAAAAATAGGGACAGTTTTTATACCTGCTAAAAATCCTATCAGCAATAGAAAAGTATGGATAGCATTTAATGCACAATTGTCAGGTAAGCTAATTATTGATGGCGGGGCAAGACAGGCCATACTTGAAAATGGAAAGAGTCTATTGCCAAGTGGTATTATATCAACTGATGGAGAATATTCTGTAGGGGATTGTGTATCAATATATGATAAAGATGGAAAAGAGATTGCAAGAGGTTTGATTAATTATACATCTGATGAGGTTAACAAAATAAAAGGTTTAAAATCGACCGATATAGACAAAGTTTTAGGATATAAAAATTACGATGAAGTCGTCCACAGAGACAATTTAGTTGTCATAGTTTGA
- a CDS encoding shikimate kinase has protein sequence MKNIALTGFMATGKTVVGKRVADILSFGFIDTDDLIEKISGMKIPEIFDKYGEKYFRGIEKIAVARSSRLKNHVISTGGGVVLNPSNIVQLRKHGVVICLKANPEVILRNIGENDKRPILANGDVYEKIKALLAERQHYYEFADYTIDVSDMSINDVALTVVDVYSKLKTR, from the coding sequence ATGAAGAACATCGCATTAACCGGATTTATGGCTACAGGAAAGACAGTTGTTGGCAAAAGAGTTGCTGATATTTTAAGTTTCGGCTTTATTGATACTGATGATTTGATTGAGAAAATTTCTGGCATGAAGATTCCGGAAATTTTCGATAAATACGGTGAAAAATATTTTAGGGGAATTGAAAAAATTGCTGTTGCAAGGTCTTCCAGATTAAAAAATCATGTTATATCAACAGGTGGTGGTGTTGTATTAAATCCTTCTAATATAGTACAATTGAGGAAACATGGAGTAGTTATATGCTTAAAGGCGAATCCAGAGGTAATTTTGAGAAATATTGGTGAAAATGATAAAAGGCCTATACTTGCTAACGGTGATGTGTATGAAAAGATAAAAGCTCTTTTAGCAGAAAGACAGCACTATTATGAGTTTGCAGATTATACTATAGATGTTTCAGATATGTCTATAAATGATGTAGCTTTGACAGTAGTAGATGTATATTCGAAATTAAAAACAAGATAA
- the pilO gene encoding type 4a pilus biogenesis protein PilO, translated as MKLTTREKMLISVLFIVAFFGLYYQLVLTKQLVVIDKLRRDVMSLQTEVNDYNTLSVDKMKNRLSEIDSQIEICNEELPDYENIEDFVVLLDDAIAKTGVNFEELNFNSTDNQLQSPENQTNNNKISKTKYVEIPVNIKVAGDYSKISNFIEEVQSMQRLNNIKSFEISKDNESNNLLLNIDIVIYSMSKKGGSNLNPLETSGKSDPFKSLVEVNNGNQNTNANSNNQNSLQGIDINKIISDSINSAINNVSKIAPPTPTNKQ; from the coding sequence ATGAAATTGACAACGAGAGAAAAAATGCTAATAAGTGTATTGTTTATTGTCGCCTTCTTTGGTTTATATTATCAGCTTGTTTTGACAAAACAACTGGTGGTTATAGATAAATTAAGGCGTGATGTTATGAGTTTGCAGACAGAGGTGAATGATTACAATACATTAAGTGTAGATAAAATGAAAAACCGCTTATCAGAGATTGATAGTCAAATTGAAATATGCAATGAGGAACTTCCTGATTATGAAAATATTGAAGATTTTGTAGTTTTGCTTGATGATGCAATTGCTAAGACTGGCGTAAATTTTGAAGAGTTGAATTTTAATTCAACTGATAATCAATTACAGAGTCCTGAAAATCAAACAAATAATAACAAAATCAGCAAGACAAAATATGTAGAAATCCCTGTAAATATAAAAGTTGCAGGCGACTATTCAAAAATATCGAATTTTATTGAAGAAGTACAATCAATGCAAAGGCTTAACAATATAAAATCATTTGAGATAAGTAAAGACAATGAATCTAATAATTTGCTGCTTAATATAGATATTGTGATATATTCTATGAGCAAAAAAGGCGGAAGTAATTTGAATCCACTTGAAACAAGTGGGAAAAGTGATCCATTTAAATCATTAGTTGAAGTGAATAATGGAAATCAAAATACAAACGCCAATTCAAACAATCAGAATTCTTTGCAAGGAATTGATATAAACAAAATTATTTCAGATAGTATAAACAGTGCAATAAACAATGTTTCTAAAATTGCACCACCTACACCAACAAATAAGCAGTAA
- a CDS encoding PilN domain-containing protein: MKDINLIPDEIKLLEEKRKRSTFAMIGFLIVAFVLIFILLLPNMYINNLEKQKFTLNNQLNSLKAKKDMYSTIKSKENYYLQKEKIIKDLSDKRLNMTEILNDISSNIPENVSIKDMKFNGSVLEITGDSYMNKYLSDFMLNLRKLKYVDDVNLLDTKKSDSGLIQYTLQIKFKVV, encoded by the coding sequence TTGAAAGACATTAATCTTATACCAGATGAGATAAAATTACTTGAAGAAAAAAGGAAAAGAAGTACCTTTGCCATGATAGGCTTTTTGATTGTGGCTTTTGTGCTTATTTTTATTTTGCTTTTGCCAAATATGTATATCAATAATTTAGAAAAGCAAAAGTTTACCTTAAACAACCAATTAAATAGTTTAAAAGCAAAGAAAGACATGTATTCAACTATTAAAAGCAAAGAAAATTATTATTTACAAAAAGAAAAAATAATAAAAGATTTATCTGATAAAAGATTGAATATGACGGAAATTTTAAATGACATCTCGTCTAATATTCCAGAAAATGTTTCAATTAAGGATATGAAGTTTAATGGAAGTGTGTTGGAAATAACAGGTGATTCTTATATGAACAAATATTTATCGGATTTTATGTTGAATTTGAGAAAATTAAAATATGTAGATGATGTTAATCTCTTAGACACAAAGAAATCTGATAGTGGTTTGATTCAATATACTTTGCAAATTAAGTTTAAGGTGGTATAA
- the pilM gene encoding pilus assembly protein PilM: MIGVDIGSFYTKIGSFDRKSDKLNNMAIERTPQNCIRNGYLSEINVLSDFLNEILKKKFAKEKKLSFCISSTDIIIREIIMPFMKDDELKNALKYEIDQYIPNSDDYIVDYKQIEHDEDGKKLKTIIVAAPKEMIFGYLKLAKTLKLHLEVIDIYSNCIYKSIKKLCKPTGSTSVINIGAEYTDITIINEGKYAFSRVVKFGGNDINEIIANTYDTDFKTAEEYKREKPFFIDNEDYASLRENTEKYVNSKLSEISRVFDFFESSYHKGINEIFIIGGTSRLTGLKRHIEDYFKIPVLSYDGDLYTYFMPVFGSLIRGE; this comes from the coding sequence ATGATAGGAGTTGATATAGGCAGCTTTTATACAAAGATTGGCAGTTTTGATAGAAAAAGTGATAAATTAAATAATATGGCAATTGAAAGAACGCCTCAAAATTGCATTAGAAATGGATATTTAAGCGAAATAAATGTATTATCTGACTTTCTAAATGAAATATTGAAAAAGAAATTTGCAAAGGAAAAGAAGTTATCCTTTTGCATTTCAAGCACAGATATAATAATTAGAGAAATAATAATGCCATTTATGAAAGATGATGAATTAAAAAACGCTTTAAAATATGAAATTGATCAGTACATACCTAATTCAGACGATTATATTGTTGACTATAAGCAGATTGAGCATGATGAAGATGGTAAAAAGTTAAAAACAATTATTGTGGCAGCGCCTAAAGAAATGATTTTCGGGTATTTGAAATTAGCTAAAACATTGAAATTGCATTTGGAAGTCATAGATATATATAGTAATTGTATTTATAAGTCGATAAAAAAATTATGTAAACCAACGGGAAGTACGTCTGTAATCAATATTGGCGCAGAGTATACAGATATTACGATAATAAATGAAGGTAAATATGCATTTAGTAGGGTAGTAAAATTCGGAGGAAATGATATAAACGAGATAATTGCCAATACGTATGATACAGATTTTAAAACTGCTGAAGAATATAAAAGGGAAAAACCTTTTTTTATAGATAATGAAGATTATGCTAGTCTTAGAGAAAACACAGAAAAATACGTAAACAGTAAACTAAGTGAAATATCAAGAGTGTTTGATTTTTTTGAATCATCTTATCATAAAGGCATAAACGAAATTTTCATAATTGGTGGAACTTCGAGACTTACTGGACTTAAAAGACATATAGAAGATTATTTTAAGATACCTGTTTTAAGCTATGATGGCGATTTATATACATATTTTATGCCTGTGTTTGGTTCTTTGATTAGGGGGGAATAA
- a CDS encoding late competence development ComFB family protein — MELKNFMEEAVKDVIDNVLKDLDVCKCDKCKLDIMALTLNNLPPKYYDTEKGEVYTKVNELKRQFEVDIISQITKAAFYVNQHRRHGEDLR, encoded by the coding sequence ATGGAGCTAAAGAATTTTATGGAAGAAGCAGTTAAAGATGTTATCGACAATGTATTAAAAGATTTAGATGTATGTAAATGCGACAAATGTAAACTTGATATAATGGCATTAACGTTAAATAATTTGCCTCCGAAATATTATGACACAGAGAAAGGTGAGGTATACACAAAAGTCAATGAATTGAAAAGGCAATTTGAGGTAGATATCATAAGTCAGATTACAAAAGCAGCTTTTTATGTTAATCAACATAGGCGCCATGGAGAGGATCTTAGATGA
- a CDS encoding pilus assembly PilX N-terminal domain-containing protein yields MYNSKGSALIFTLMIILILTVLGISILELSLTEFKISSSYGNDVLSRYAAEAGLDILKSEFNAKLLNTLKNNAQGIIDSNYDTKNGTYKVSMDQLYSLIFNDTKNYLYNNVFNRYLNEGNVSLGSTGQIYNITSISFNQQEGMEYDIHIETIGIYRNIKSYGHADLILNLQASGNPISISSWVIDNTPPSN; encoded by the coding sequence ATGTACAATAGCAAAGGTTCTGCCCTGATTTTTACTTTAATGATCATTTTAATATTAACCGTTTTAGGAATATCAATTTTAGAGCTTTCATTGACAGAATTTAAGATTTCATCGTCATATGGAAATGATGTTTTATCAAGGTATGCTGCTGAAGCAGGACTTGATATTTTAAAGTCAGAGTTTAACGCAAAGCTTCTTAATACGTTAAAAAATAATGCGCAGGGGATTATTGATAGTAATTATGATACGAAGAATGGAACTTATAAAGTCAGTATGGATCAATTGTATTCTTTGATATTTAATGATACGAAAAACTACTTATATAATAATGTTTTTAATAGATATTTAAATGAAGGCAATGTTAGTTTAGGAAGTACAGGGCAAATTTACAATATCACCAGTATTTCTTTTAATCAACAAGAAGGAATGGAATATGATATTCATATTGAAACTATTGGTATTTATAGAAATATAAAAAGCTATGGACATGCAGATCTTATTTTAAATCTTCAGGCATCTGGCAACCCAATTTCAATAAGCAGTTGGGTTATCGATAATACACCACCATCAAATTAA
- a CDS encoding prepilin-type N-terminal cleavage/methylation domain-containing protein — protein MVVKNNKGFTLVELLVTLALLGIVISIYSSLYYSGYKSYKNTQGNIDIEQNVRYVMNYIINQIDKGPTLINIIDNGHGLNIDGNCIQFDTINNKIYLDQNRGHEIATNISEFNVKLKNSNVLNIEIVGQNKDGTGEFSLSTDIFLRKSVVNVQ, from the coding sequence ATGGTGGTAAAAAACAACAAGGGTTTTACATTGGTAGAATTGTTAGTGACTTTGGCATTATTAGGAATTGTAATTTCTATTTATTCTTCTTTATATTATTCAGGCTATAAGTCATACAAAAACACACAAGGTAATATTGACATTGAACAAAACGTCAGATATGTCATGAATTATATTATCAATCAGATTGATAAAGGACCAACATTGATAAACATTATAGATAATGGTCATGGGCTTAATATAGATGGCAATTGTATACAATTTGATACAATTAATAATAAGATTTATTTAGATCAAAATCGAGGTCATGAAATTGCTACAAACATTAGTGAATTTAATGTAAAATTGAAAAACAGTAATGTGTTAAACATAGAGATTGTAGGCCAAAATAAAGATGGAACAGGGGAATTTTCATTATCAACTGATATTTTCCTTAGGAAGAGTGTTGTAAATGTACAATAG
- a CDS encoding prepilin-type N-terminal cleavage/methylation domain-containing protein, whose protein sequence is MKYLKNTFGMTLIEVLVAIALFSIAAIPLLGVFHESVITNADSKIRTKEATIAQSIAEDIKAGNTNVSNWNIPTGYYLIEDPNQSKVDMGNGITEYRISIGKLQSNAQPFVLYAVAPSAEITGYTPPNIYSNNGNYDDEINRLKDIVTLVIVITWSALFALFIVLPKLGLSGVITIVNNIINSWNKNIRTLKDIATNAAKSVNLSIPWWLKWW, encoded by the coding sequence TTGAAATATTTAAAAAATACTTTTGGCATGACGCTTATTGAAGTCCTTGTAGCAATAGCTTTATTTTCAATTGCAGCTATACCTCTATTAGGTGTGTTCCATGAATCAGTAATTACAAATGCAGATTCTAAAATAAGAACAAAAGAAGCTACTATTGCACAAAGTATTGCGGAAGACATAAAAGCGGGAAACACAAATGTGTCTAATTGGAACATACCAACTGGCTATTATCTCATAGAAGATCCGAATCAGTCCAAAGTTGATATGGGAAATGGTATTACAGAATACAGAATAAGTATTGGTAAATTGCAGTCAAATGCACAGCCATTTGTACTGTATGCTGTTGCACCGTCTGCAGAAATAACTGGTTATACACCACCTAATATTTATTCTAACAATGGTAATTATGATGATGAAATAAATAGGTTGAAAGACATAGTTACTTTAGTCATAGTCATTACATGGTCAGCACTATTCGCTCTTTTTATTGTATTGCCAAAGTTGGGGTTAAGTGGAGTGATAACAATTGTTAACAATATAATTAATTCATGGAATAAAAATATTAGGACATTGAAGGATATAGCAACAAATGCTGCAAAAAGTGTGAATCTAAGTATTCCTTGGTGGTTAAAATGGTGGTAA
- a CDS encoding prepilin-type N-terminal cleavage/methylation domain-containing protein, whose protein sequence is MRYMKANESGLTLIELITVVSIFSIIVLIAVPKTDFFNAKTSEIRLRMVAYELISDIRYVQYKNIYENESLYLTIQTDHKGYYINKPGTMVKRIKTKKFPEGITMYSDNSAQISFSNQGAPIPGGCTISLLNSNKRLDITVLPATGRVMIKGNY, encoded by the coding sequence ATGCGATACATGAAAGCAAATGAGAGTGGACTGACTCTGATAGAATTAATAACGGTAGTGTCGATATTTTCTATTATCGTATTGATAGCAGTTCCAAAGACAGATTTTTTCAATGCAAAAACTTCGGAAATTCGTTTAAGAATGGTGGCATATGAGCTTATAAGCGATATAAGATATGTTCAGTATAAAAATATCTATGAAAATGAAAGTTTGTATTTAACTATACAGACTGACCACAAAGGGTATTACATAAATAAACCGGGTACAATGGTAAAAAGAATAAAGACGAAGAAATTTCCTGAAGGTATAACGATGTATAGCGACAATTCAGCACAAATATCCTTTTCAAATCAAGGCGCTCCAATACCTGGTGGCTGCACTATAAGCTTATTAAATTCAAACAAAAGGTTAGACATAACTGTTTTGCCTGCTACAGGAAGAGTGATGATAAAGGGGAATTATTGA
- a CDS encoding A24 family peptidase produces MFILYVLVFVFGTIIGSFLNVVIYRLPRNESIVYPPSHCANCKHELKPYDIIPIASYIVLRGRCRYCGNRISIRYPIVELLAGLIYLILFIYFDISVKALSYAFLTSLLIVISFIDMEHKVIPNKVILIGLIAGVAFRLIMINYGVWDYIVGFLVGGGVLLLISLLSGGGMGGGDIKLMAMIGLFVGWKLTISTLFLAVVLGAIGGIAMILFKIKTRKDYIPFGPYISIACLISILYGYDLLNMYIKLIRG; encoded by the coding sequence ATGTTTATTCTATACGTACTTGTTTTTGTATTTGGCACGATAATTGGTAGTTTTTTAAATGTAGTCATATACAGACTTCCCAGGAATGAGTCAATCGTGTATCCTCCATCGCATTGTGCAAATTGTAAGCATGAGTTAAAGCCTTATGATATAATTCCTATAGCAAGTTATATTGTTTTAAGAGGCAGATGCAGATATTGCGGGAATAGAATATCCATAAGATATCCTATTGTTGAACTTTTAGCAGGACTTATATATCTTATTTTATTTATATATTTTGATATATCCGTAAAGGCGCTGTCGTATGCGTTTTTAACTTCATTATTGATAGTCATATCATTTATAGATATGGAACATAAGGTAATACCAAATAAAGTAATTTTGATAGGATTGATAGCTGGAGTAGCATTTAGGTTGATTATGATTAATTACGGCGTATGGGACTACATTGTAGGATTTTTAGTAGGTGGTGGAGTGCTTCTTTTAATATCTTTATTGTCAGGAGGAGGAATGGGCGGTGGAGATATAAAACTAATGGCTATGATTGGCCTTTTTGTAGGATGGAAGCTTACTATATCAACGCTTTTTCTGGCAGTTGTATTAGGTGCTATTGGCGGCATCGCCATGATTTTGTTTAAAATTAAGACAAGAAAAGATTACATACCTTTTGGACCTTATATAAGCATTGCCTGTTTGATTTCTATTTTATATGGATACGATTTGCTAAATATGTATATAAAACTTATAAGAGGTTGA
- a CDS encoding prepilin-type N-terminal cleavage/methylation domain-containing protein, translating into MAWFVKALNKDEKGFTLIELIVVIAILGILAAIAVPRVTNSLSNAKNNANSANLQIVQEAVERYNAENGNYPSSLNDLVPNYLKSIPTLQDGKTFNYDQSSGTVSIK; encoded by the coding sequence ATGGCATGGTTCGTGAAGGCATTAAATAAAGATGAAAAAGGGTTTACATTGATTGAATTGATTGTAGTAATAGCAATACTTGGAATACTCGCAGCAATCGCAGTACCAAGAGTAACAAACTCGTTAAGTAATGCAAAAAATAATGCTAATAGCGCTAATTTACAAATAGTTCAAGAAGCGGTAGAAAGATATAATGCTGAAAACGGTAATTATCCATCGAGTTTAAATGATTTAGTGCCAAATTATCTTAAAAGTATACCTACTTTACAAGATGGTAAGACTTTTAATTATGATCAAAGTTCAGGAACTGTATCTATAAAATGA